The Vibrio nitrifigilis genome window below encodes:
- a CDS encoding tetratricopeptide repeat protein gives MRKIIIFLFLYIINFVTYSSILSDNELALSLTNTENVPLNTKEFKTINGDIDIKINKSPKNNSYEDRSGFTMPSTQDITININDGLFVKKFYDIPSYGQFIKFNYCLDSNNVIILSIILKNGDFSKTFGAYLDHKPLLLKIKKDKLENLTEKHPNLFKDDDGRTYTSTSGVVYPYISSKSILNRLVSKEICVSNLPIDEKIISSDQTISPPMASKLAEEGKNLPLNNLLEIIDEYPVSIKNVVDYNNIGYFLYKNKNYKSSKFILEYILQIFPKRTVAYINLGDTYWKLGEINEAKHMYKYYIYFMKKEGKESKIPTYVLERKTTEVK, from the coding sequence ATGAGAAAAATAATCATATTTCTATTTTTATATATAATTAACTTTGTAACATATTCGTCAATTCTTTCAGATAATGAATTGGCGTTATCTTTAACTAATACTGAAAATGTACCGCTTAACACAAAAGAATTCAAAACAATTAATGGTGATATTGATATAAAAATAAACAAGAGCCCAAAAAACAATAGTTACGAAGATAGGTCTGGTTTCACTATGCCTTCTACTCAAGATATTACTATAAACATAAATGATGGTTTATTTGTGAAAAAATTTTATGATATACCATCATATGGACAGTTTATAAAATTCAATTATTGTTTAGATAGTAATAATGTAATAATACTTTCAATTATTTTAAAAAATGGCGATTTTTCAAAAACGTTTGGTGCCTATTTAGATCATAAACCATTGTTATTAAAGATCAAAAAAGACAAATTAGAAAACTTAACGGAAAAACATCCTAATTTATTCAAAGATGACGATGGTAGAACATATACTAGTACTAGTGGCGTAGTTTATCCGTATATATCATCAAAATCAATTTTAAATAGATTAGTCTCTAAGGAGATTTGTGTATCAAATCTACCAATTGATGAAAAAATCATATCAAGTGATCAGACTATTTCTCCACCTATGGCAAGTAAATTAGCTGAGGAAGGAAAAAACTTACCGTTAAATAATTTATTAGAAATTATAGATGAGTATCCGGTTTCTATAAAAAATGTCGTAGACTATAATAATATCGGATATTTTTTATATAAAAATAAAAACTATAAATCTTCAAAATTTATTTTGGAGTATATTTTACAGATTTTTCCCAAAAGAACGGTTGCATATATTAATTTAGGTGATACCTATTGGAAGTTAGGTGAAATAAATGAAGCTAAACATATGTACAAATATTATATTTATTTTATGAAGAAAGAGGGGAAAGAAAGTAAAATTCCTACATATGTGCTTGAACGTAAAACAACCGAAGTTAAATAA
- a CDS encoding tetratricopeptide repeat protein has translation MDNFFIIIIFSLFINFSASANQIKNYTVDVDINNDGNVDKIEIFNNELYFYLNKNNTYKLIDHINDFSSDGGYSLTSVTSDTNLLKLSYSFSNSNAEKLDIYLSYDETLFLTKIIGTHSFPFDYDNRIESCTKFINKKLINKIALEEDLLDFSKSQCINEFEITDSLKDFIKRAKYESKDKLMLVSRYKKLMTLYPITKRNEYIYNNIGYFLYKKEMFKESIYILNEVISFDSNRVFALLNIADDYWFDQHKKDAYKYYLIYINLMKKLGKENKIPKYVDERLIYYKNN, from the coding sequence ATGGATAATTTTTTCATCATAATTATCTTTAGTTTGTTCATCAACTTTTCAGCATCAGCTAATCAGATTAAAAACTATACTGTAGATGTCGATATTAATAACGACGGTAATGTAGATAAAATTGAAATATTTAATAATGAATTATATTTTTATTTGAATAAAAACAATACCTATAAATTGATTGATCACATCAACGATTTTTCTAGCGATGGTGGATATTCGCTAACGTCTGTAACTTCAGATACAAATTTATTAAAACTTAGCTACAGTTTTTCTAACAGTAATGCTGAAAAATTAGATATATATCTTTCTTATGATGAAACTCTTTTTTTGACAAAAATAATAGGAACGCATAGCTTTCCATTTGATTATGATAATCGAATTGAATCTTGTACGAAATTTATAAATAAAAAACTGATAAATAAAATAGCTCTTGAGGAAGACTTGTTAGACTTCAGTAAAAGCCAATGTATAAATGAGTTTGAAATTACTGATTCACTTAAAGATTTTATAAAAAGAGCTAAATATGAAAGCAAAGATAAATTAATGTTAGTAAGCCGTTACAAAAAACTAATGACTCTATATCCTATAACAAAAAGAAATGAATATATTTATAATAATATTGGATATTTTTTATATAAAAAAGAGATGTTTAAAGAATCTATTTACATACTTAATGAAGTAATTAGTTTTGATAGTAATAGGGTTTTTGCGTTATTAAATATTGCTGATGATTATTGGTTTGACCAACATAAAAAAGATGCGTATAAATATTATTTAATATATATCAATCTTATGAAAAAATTAGGTAAAGAAAATAAAATACCCAAATATGTTGATGAGCGTTTAATATATTATAAGAACAATTAA